The following proteins are co-located in the Leucoraja erinacea ecotype New England chromosome 4, Leri_hhj_1, whole genome shotgun sequence genome:
- the LOC129696363 gene encoding glucagon family neuropeptides-like, which produces MPNKATIAFMVVYGIIMHCNVYCSPTGMDYPGFRDEDEAYDEKGNSLPDLTYETDRNGIRIPSSMISDMNTLYYLPEKRSQRNADAHFHQDAIVRKQNNQMQSFFRSLIPTKRDGAGDVEKDSEPLSKRHSDGIFTDSYSRYRKQMAVKKYLAAVLGKSPEDINILQIFDDIFFDALLRLLQLVYDIDLGELLQQMSLSAN; this is translated from the exons ATGCCCAACAAAGCGACGATAGCATTCATGGTTGTGTATGGGATCATAATGCATTGCAATGTCTACTGTTCACCTACCGGGATGGATTACCCAGGATTTAG GGACGAAGATGAGGCGTATGATGAAAAGGGAAACTCGCTACCTGATTTGACTTACGAAACTGATCGAAATGGTATCCGAATTCCTTCATCGATGATTAGCGACATGAACACGTTATACTATCTGCCGGAGAAAAG ATCGCAGAGAAACGCTGATGCACACTTTCATCAAGACGCAATCGTCAGAAAGCAAAATAATCAAATGCAGAGCTTCTTTAGATCGCTCATTCCAACAAAGCGCGATGG TGCCGGCGACGTTGAGAAGGACTCGGAACCGCTGTCAAAGCGACATTCCGATGGCATCTTTACCGACAGCTACAGCCGTTACAGGAAACAGATGGCTGTCAAGAAATACCTGGCAGCTGTCTTGGGGAAAAG CCCTGAAGATATTAATATTCTCCAAATTTTCGACGACATATTCTTTGATGCCCTGCTTAGGCTTCTTCAGTTGGTTTATGATATTGATTTGGGAGAATTGCTGCAGCAGATGTCCCTGTCG GCAAATTGA